A single region of the Verrucomicrobiota bacterium genome encodes:
- a CDS encoding beta-glucosidase, with translation MHILPLIVAATAFLYGCQKPINETGFAKTAMSDEELLDFVQSQSFKYFWDYAEPSSGLARERYHPDGDYPLSDSNIVTTGGTGFGVMAILVGIERGYIGRAEGIARLTRIVDFLEKADQFHGVWPHWLNGETGKTKPFSKKDDGGDLVESSFLIQGLLCVRQYCDQKVPKERRLAEQINALWQEMEWDWYTQKSENLYWHWSPNYGFEMDFALRGYNETLITHVLAASSPTHGTQAEVYHHCWARDGAVEAEDTYYGLDRVLDHYDTDDSPVGPLFWAHYSYLGLDPRNLEDAYGNYWDLNRNHALTHYRHCVENPNGYGGYGEDCWGLTSSYSPKNGTIGYASHRPDKDIGVISPTAAISSIPYTPEESLKAMRGFVENYGELLNGPAGLYDAFRPDDGWVAPRYLAIDQGPMIVMIENFRSGLFWDLFMSCEEVQSGLDKLGFTYKK, from the coding sequence ATGCATATTCTCCCACTAATAGTTGCGGCGACTGCCTTCTTGTATGGCTGTCAAAAACCCATCAACGAAACCGGATTCGCTAAAACCGCGATGTCCGATGAGGAGTTACTCGACTTTGTTCAATCCCAATCCTTCAAGTATTTCTGGGACTATGCCGAACCCAGTTCAGGGTTGGCACGCGAGAGATATCATCCTGATGGCGATTACCCTCTAAGCGACTCCAACATCGTGACTACCGGTGGCACAGGATTCGGAGTGATGGCTATACTTGTGGGAATTGAAAGAGGTTATATTGGCCGGGCAGAAGGCATCGCCAGATTGACCCGGATCGTGGACTTTCTTGAAAAGGCCGACCAGTTTCATGGCGTATGGCCACACTGGTTGAATGGAGAAACCGGAAAAACCAAACCATTTAGCAAAAAGGACGACGGAGGAGATCTGGTGGAAAGTTCTTTCTTAATTCAGGGGCTATTGTGCGTACGTCAATACTGCGACCAAAAGGTACCTAAGGAACGAAGATTGGCTGAACAAATTAATGCCCTTTGGCAAGAGATGGAATGGGACTGGTATACCCAAAAATCAGAAAACTTATATTGGCACTGGTCTCCCAACTATGGATTCGAAATGGATTTTGCGCTCAGAGGGTATAATGAAACTCTCATAACTCACGTGTTGGCAGCTTCCTCTCCGACCCATGGCACCCAAGCTGAAGTCTATCATCATTGCTGGGCGAGAGACGGCGCCGTGGAGGCCGAGGACACATACTATGGATTGGACCGGGTGCTTGATCATTACGATACCGATGACTCACCGGTTGGGCCGCTCTTTTGGGCTCATTATTCTTACCTCGGCCTGGACCCACGAAACCTGGAAGATGCATACGGAAATTATTGGGATCTGAACAGGAACCATGCTTTAACTCACTACCGCCATTGTGTTGAAAACCCGAACGGATACGGAGGTTATGGGGAAGATTGCTGGGGACTAACTTCCAGCTATTCACCCAAAAATGGAACCATCGGATACGCATCCCATCGGCCTGACAAAGATATTGGAGTTATTTCTCCAACTGCAGCCATCAGCTCGATACCCTACACTCCGGAAGAGTCGTTGAAGGCGATGCGTGGTTTTGTTGAAAATTACGGTGAGCTCTTGAATGGACCCGCCGGACTCTACGATGCCTTTCGCCCCGACGACGGTTGGGTTGCCCCAAGATACCTGGCAATCGACCAAGGGCCTATGATCGTAATGATCGAAAATTTCAGATCAGGTTTATTTTGGGATTTGTTTATGTCGTGCGAGGAAGTTCAGAGCGGCTTGGACAAACTTGGCTTTACTTATAAGAAGTGA
- a CDS encoding sugar phosphate isomerase/epimerase, which produces MKKSISIWSFYGDWDLKQKLQIAKDAGFEGFEIDVSGDGPINLDTTETELDQIADLANEVGITLSGLATGMYWGLNPASENEETRANARKVLDKQIRTASHLHIDTILVVPGSVGADFIPGCEELSYDKVWERATAFIEQAVPLAEELGVNIGIENVWNKFLLSPMEMKVFIDQFDTPHVGSYFDAGNVLATGYPEHWIPILGERIKRVHFKDYRRAVGSVDGFCDLLSGDVNWPAVMQALSEIGYDGWVAAEMIPPVPFYKYAPETLIENTSRAMDKIFAL; this is translated from the coding sequence ATGAAAAAATCTATAAGCATCTGGTCCTTCTACGGAGATTGGGACCTCAAACAGAAACTGCAAATTGCCAAGGACGCCGGTTTCGAAGGTTTTGAAATCGACGTAAGTGGAGACGGACCGATCAACCTGGATACCACGGAAACCGAGCTCGACCAGATAGCTGATCTCGCCAATGAAGTGGGTATCACGTTGAGCGGTTTGGCCACCGGCATGTATTGGGGATTAAATCCGGCCAGCGAAAATGAAGAAACCCGGGCCAATGCGCGGAAAGTATTAGACAAACAGATACGCACAGCTTCTCACCTGCATATTGATACCATTCTCGTCGTCCCTGGATCCGTAGGCGCCGATTTTATTCCCGGTTGCGAGGAGCTATCTTACGACAAAGTCTGGGAACGCGCGACCGCCTTCATCGAGCAAGCGGTACCGTTAGCGGAAGAATTGGGTGTAAATATCGGGATTGAAAACGTCTGGAACAAGTTCCTCTTAAGCCCGATGGAGATGAAGGTGTTTATAGACCAATTTGATACTCCCCACGTCGGGAGTTATTTCGATGCAGGAAATGTTCTGGCCACTGGTTATCCCGAACATTGGATTCCTATTCTTGGCGAACGGATCAAGCGTGTTCATTTTAAAGACTACCGCCGTGCGGTTGGTTCCGTGGATGGGTTTTGTGACCTCCTGTCAGGTGACGTCAATTGGCCCGCAGTTATGCAGGCCCTATCCGAAATTGGTTACGACGGCTGGGTCGCCGCCGAAATGATACCACCAGTACCGTTTTATAAATACGCACCTGAAACACTCATCGAAAACACCTCAAGAGCCATGGACAAAATATTCGCTCTGTGA
- a CDS encoding helix-turn-helix transcriptional regulator: protein MRFSLIQDTLSLNSPDDYFTGRSAEDICIPRNLIVFSRKTNKDLQRKSFDGYPHHRYVLVFNLMTEGTMNVDGIHWRLKPENALMVFPYQFHHFIDLADRNLVWLFITFELELPTAMQGFRHRILQMDQRCHELLARIINHYRELSGERSNRRLTLDCAMLINHLREQVRDDPTVAMLSGNVKGSSNALIRGIQNCLTSNAGSLQSVSDIASELNMSESNLRAVFRQQFNISLGAYIKNFRAHLAIQLMQNPRMSFTDIAFELGFTTLSSFSRFFANTIGVSPRQYRNNVAKGTGN from the coding sequence ATGCGTTTTTCTCTTATCCAGGATACTCTAAGTCTTAATTCTCCCGATGACTACTTTACCGGTCGTTCGGCCGAGGATATTTGTATCCCGCGCAACCTGATCGTGTTCTCTCGTAAAACGAACAAGGACTTGCAGCGAAAATCGTTCGATGGGTACCCTCACCATCGTTATGTGTTAGTGTTCAACCTCATGACGGAAGGCACAATGAATGTGGATGGGATTCATTGGCGGCTTAAGCCTGAAAACGCTTTGATGGTTTTCCCTTACCAGTTTCATCACTTTATTGATTTGGCTGATCGCAACCTGGTTTGGTTGTTTATTACATTTGAGCTGGAGTTGCCGACGGCCATGCAGGGCTTTCGGCATAGAATCCTCCAAATGGATCAACGCTGCCATGAATTGTTGGCGCGCATCATCAATCATTATAGAGAGCTGTCCGGTGAACGTTCTAACCGTCGGCTTACCTTGGACTGTGCGATGTTAATTAATCATTTGCGGGAGCAGGTCAGGGATGACCCAACTGTCGCAATGCTCTCGGGAAATGTGAAAGGATCCTCGAATGCTCTAATCCGGGGAATTCAGAACTGCCTCACATCCAATGCAGGATCCCTGCAAAGCGTGTCGGACATCGCATCGGAACTGAACATGTCGGAAAGTAATCTTCGGGCGGTTTTCAGACAACAGTTTAACATTAGCCTTGGGGCTTACATCAAAAATTTCCGAGCTCACCTGGCTATCCAATTGATGCAAAATCCCCGAATGAGTTTTACCGATATTGCGTTCGAGTTGGGATTTACGACCCTGTCATCATTTTCTCGTTTCTTCGCTAATACGATCGGCGTGTCTCCCCGTCAGTATCGCAATAACGTTGCCAAGGGTACTGGGAATTAG
- a CDS encoding agmatine deiminase family protein, with the protein MNTERLALKSRRGVSPGWWLVPLAAVLILGLVFLSGCKDDGRAINGNPDTQQSFSSPNADAHFKITLPIELSRLANEWEAQQALILSISYSKALEDLENIRNLASILDVAHNYLDIYVFGDQEEYKQYAQFLSLISQHPRIELILEKTRFIDSRKLLRWTRDFGPIFGFGSDGQLVVIDPVYRDMMKPLEERALNPDEPLDPLRDLFNLHGDAMPSEVAALLQTEFNIPVDIARPPVSMDGGDFISDGQGNVFISRQTLVRNGGNRSELESIFRRYFGTQQLHILEALPGRTVPHLDMIVKFLDHETVVLPDFRAPAEKEINAYHSDLNRKARWAIEQNEIYLREHFPNHKILKAPMPPILFKNREEIVSEAKQKFIKVYALEKALVEADMINLISETQLKELERQVLTAVKQEMPSADFGSTKAFDAVLRFYGQLPLDAFIDHYSEPATRYRSYINSVFLHTKDGRQAFLIPRFTSSDSEENALLNKWEAEVEAVYRSAWPDAKIHWINCDSMVTDLGFLHCTTVTVPLLERN; encoded by the coding sequence ATGAATACGGAACGATTGGCACTCAAATCAAGGCGAGGAGTTTCGCCGGGCTGGTGGCTAGTGCCACTCGCGGCGGTTCTGATTCTGGGACTGGTATTTCTATCTGGATGCAAGGATGACGGTCGCGCGATAAACGGGAATCCAGACACCCAACAATCCTTCAGCTCCCCCAACGCCGATGCTCACTTCAAAATCACCCTTCCGATCGAGCTCTCCCGCCTGGCCAATGAATGGGAAGCCCAACAGGCGCTGATTCTCAGCATTTCCTATTCTAAGGCATTGGAGGATCTCGAGAACATCCGGAACTTAGCTAGCATATTGGACGTTGCCCACAACTATTTGGACATTTACGTCTTTGGCGATCAAGAGGAGTACAAGCAATACGCCCAATTCCTGTCCTTGATCAGCCAGCATCCCAGGATCGAGTTGATCTTGGAAAAGACCCGCTTCATCGATTCTCGGAAACTGCTTCGCTGGACCCGGGATTTTGGCCCGATTTTCGGGTTTGGAAGCGACGGTCAATTGGTGGTTATCGATCCGGTCTACCGTGACATGATGAAGCCGCTCGAGGAAAGGGCGTTGAATCCGGATGAGCCCCTCGATCCTCTCCGCGACTTATTCAATCTGCATGGGGACGCCATGCCTTCGGAGGTCGCGGCCCTGCTTCAAACCGAATTCAATATTCCGGTCGATATCGCCCGGCCCCCGGTTTCGATGGATGGTGGCGATTTCATCAGCGACGGCCAGGGTAACGTGTTTATTTCCCGCCAAACGCTGGTTCGCAATGGTGGCAACCGGTCAGAACTCGAATCCATTTTCCGGCGCTACTTTGGAACGCAGCAGCTTCACATCCTGGAAGCCCTTCCGGGCCGGACCGTGCCCCACCTCGATATGATCGTTAAGTTCCTGGACCATGAGACAGTCGTTCTCCCCGATTTCAGGGCACCAGCAGAAAAGGAAATCAATGCTTACCACTCAGATCTGAACCGAAAGGCGCGTTGGGCTATCGAACAAAACGAGATCTACCTGCGTGAGCACTTCCCCAACCACAAAATTCTGAAAGCCCCCATGCCGCCCATCCTCTTTAAAAACCGGGAGGAAATCGTGTCCGAAGCAAAACAGAAGTTCATAAAGGTCTACGCTCTGGAAAAAGCACTGGTTGAAGCCGATATGATCAACCTTATCAGCGAAACCCAATTGAAAGAGCTCGAGCGACAGGTCTTGACGGCAGTAAAGCAGGAAATGCCCTCGGCCGACTTCGGCTCCACAAAGGCTTTCGATGCGGTTTTGCGGTTTTACGGTCAATTGCCACTCGATGCCTTTATCGACCACTACTCGGAACCGGCCACCCGTTATCGATCCTACATCAATAGCGTCTTTCTGCATACCAAGGATGGGAGACAGGCTTTTCTAATTCCCAGGTTCACATCATCAGACTCCGAGGAAAACGCCCTGCTGAACAAATGGGAAGCCGAAGTAGAAGCGGTCTACCGAAGCGCCTGGCCAGATGCGAAAATCCATTGGATCAATTGTGATTCCATGGTAACCGACCTTGGCTTCCTTCACTGCACCACTGTGACCGTGCCGTTGCTGGAGCGAAATTGA
- the nagB gene encoding glucosamine-6-phosphate deaminase gives MSTEAEQFERISTRVFQNSSAAARMVASEIADLIKQRSKEGKQAVLGLATGSTPLPVYQELVRLHREENLSFRNVITFNLDEYYGLNTDHPESYHQFMWQRLFSQVDIPKNQVHLPSGTIERSKVYASCAAYDGEIDKVGGLDYQILGIGRTGHIGFNEPGSTRDSKTRLVSLDALTRRDAARDFLGEANVPRYAITMGVGTILKAKRIVLMAWGQAKAGVVQQAVEEAPNENLPAGLLQGHPDVRFFIDDPASELLTRFRIPWLVGPVDWDKRTIRKAVLWLSKKTQKPILKLQDSDYNEFGLGELLTEVGPAYDLNISVFNQTQHTITGWPGGKPKADDSNRPERASPFPKRVLVLAPEPDEDVLCMGGTIHRLKNQGSEVNLAYLTSGNLAVPDSMARQILSLMSEMETQLNLKKAEDFSLGQVASVLLTELQDSASNAGDSKSIRQVKSLVRRNEAGDASHNLKISKENLQFLDLPFYENGRYRAFHATGEDKDKLVALLREVEPHQIYFTGGHADPGSVSGISYYLLKQALKEVAKDPWIKDTYLWSYRGIGQEWPLFEIDMAVPLSPDELNLKVEASFQYRSQRRQFPLRDSAHKEIWQQTDELNRNTAADYDAVGMAEYEAIEAFKRINLNEILESE, from the coding sequence ATGAGTACTGAAGCAGAGCAATTTGAACGTATTTCAACCCGAGTTTTCCAGAATTCATCCGCCGCTGCCAGAATGGTCGCCAGTGAAATTGCCGACCTGATCAAACAAAGATCAAAAGAGGGAAAACAAGCCGTCTTAGGACTGGCAACCGGTTCAACCCCCCTCCCCGTTTACCAGGAATTGGTCAGACTGCATCGCGAGGAGAATCTGAGTTTTCGCAACGTCATCACGTTCAATTTGGACGAATATTACGGGCTCAATACCGACCACCCGGAAAGCTACCACCAATTCATGTGGCAACGCCTATTCAGCCAGGTAGATATCCCAAAAAATCAAGTACACCTCCCTTCCGGGACGATTGAACGCTCCAAGGTGTATGCTTCATGTGCTGCGTATGATGGGGAGATCGATAAAGTCGGTGGCCTGGATTACCAGATCCTGGGAATTGGCCGCACAGGGCATATTGGCTTTAACGAACCCGGGTCAACCCGCGATTCCAAAACACGGCTCGTTAGCCTCGATGCCCTCACCCGGCGTGATGCCGCCCGAGACTTTTTAGGCGAAGCCAATGTGCCTCGGTACGCAATTACCATGGGCGTAGGGACCATCCTCAAAGCCAAACGAATAGTCCTCATGGCTTGGGGCCAAGCGAAGGCGGGAGTCGTTCAACAAGCAGTGGAGGAAGCACCCAATGAAAACCTGCCCGCCGGTTTGCTGCAAGGTCACCCCGACGTACGATTTTTTATAGACGACCCTGCCTCAGAATTGTTAACCCGATTTCGTATTCCCTGGCTCGTTGGCCCGGTTGATTGGGATAAACGCACCATTCGCAAAGCCGTACTTTGGCTATCGAAAAAGACGCAGAAACCTATACTCAAACTTCAAGATTCCGACTACAACGAATTCGGCCTCGGCGAATTGCTGACCGAAGTCGGCCCTGCCTACGATCTGAACATAAGTGTCTTTAATCAAACCCAGCACACCATCACGGGTTGGCCAGGAGGAAAACCGAAAGCGGACGACAGTAATAGACCCGAACGAGCAAGCCCGTTCCCCAAGCGTGTCCTGGTACTCGCTCCAGAACCCGATGAAGATGTTCTTTGTATGGGCGGGACCATTCATCGTCTGAAGAATCAGGGCAGCGAAGTTAACCTAGCTTATCTAACCTCAGGCAACCTGGCCGTACCCGACAGTATGGCCCGGCAGATTCTTTCCCTCATGAGTGAAATGGAAACCCAACTAAATCTGAAAAAGGCTGAGGATTTTAGTTTGGGTCAGGTTGCTTCTGTATTACTTACTGAGCTTCAGGACTCCGCAAGTAATGCTGGGGATTCAAAATCCATTCGCCAGGTGAAGTCGCTTGTTCGCCGGAACGAAGCAGGTGACGCTTCTCACAATTTAAAAATCTCCAAAGAAAACCTACAATTCCTGGATCTTCCATTTTACGAAAACGGCCGTTACCGCGCATTTCACGCCACCGGTGAAGACAAGGACAAACTCGTGGCTCTCTTAAGGGAAGTGGAACCTCACCAGATATATTTCACCGGAGGGCACGCCGATCCCGGTTCCGTTTCAGGAATCAGCTATTACCTCCTCAAACAAGCACTTAAAGAAGTCGCTAAGGACCCATGGATCAAAGACACCTATCTTTGGAGTTACCGGGGCATTGGTCAAGAATGGCCACTTTTCGAAATCGATATGGCCGTGCCTCTTAGTCCGGATGAGCTTAACCTCAAGGTAGAAGCCAGTTTTCAATACCGTTCTCAACGGCGGCAATTCCCTTTACGGGATTCCGCGCACAAGGAAATCTGGCAACAAACCGATGAGCTTAACCGCAACACCGCGGCCGATTACGATGCGGTTGGCATGGCCGAATATGAAGCTATAGAAGCGTTCAAACGCATTAACCTGAACGAGATTCTCGAGTCTGAATAG
- a CDS encoding Gfo/Idh/MocA family oxidoreductase: MSEKTTTPLKGILVGCGFMGGMHAQIYAQLEGVELVAAVDANTESSAAKLQSFGTPAPVFSNLEEALANTDCDFVDICLPTKLHRPFAITAIEAGKALFCEKPLALTMEEAGDILAAAKTHGTIAQVGHCIRFWPEYQTLMDFHKSGRGGRLLNLHLMRRAGRPGYGVDNWLNDANQAGGAALDLHIHDTDFVLALLGQPLTFTSRVTEDYSGPVHIFNLLDYDGLTVSTEGGWNYPAKWGFQMSFQALYENAVLDFDSSNGKGLMICEGENEPQPLEVAKPDSGESTSGEGNVSDLGGYYNELLYFTNCLKAGIAPTIATLEDAHASLALTLNEIQSACDNKYEM, translated from the coding sequence ATGAGCGAAAAAACTACTACTCCCTTAAAGGGCATTCTTGTCGGCTGCGGATTCATGGGCGGCATGCACGCGCAAATTTATGCTCAACTCGAGGGCGTTGAACTGGTTGCGGCAGTCGATGCCAATACCGAATCCAGCGCCGCGAAACTACAATCCTTCGGAACACCAGCTCCCGTTTTCTCCAATTTGGAAGAAGCATTAGCCAACACCGACTGCGACTTCGTAGACATCTGCTTACCAACGAAGTTACATCGACCATTCGCCATAACCGCCATTGAGGCCGGCAAGGCTCTGTTTTGTGAAAAGCCTTTGGCTTTAACCATGGAAGAAGCAGGCGACATTCTTGCCGCAGCAAAGACTCATGGAACCATCGCTCAAGTCGGGCACTGTATCCGCTTTTGGCCCGAGTATCAGACTTTGATGGATTTTCACAAATCCGGCAGAGGAGGAAGATTGCTCAACCTTCACTTGATGCGTCGCGCCGGTCGCCCCGGTTACGGAGTCGACAACTGGCTCAACGATGCCAATCAGGCAGGAGGAGCAGCGCTCGACCTCCATATTCACGATACCGATTTTGTATTAGCGCTTCTCGGGCAACCGCTGACTTTCACCAGTCGGGTTACGGAGGATTACAGTGGTCCGGTTCATATCTTTAATCTCCTCGATTACGATGGCCTTACCGTTTCAACCGAAGGTGGTTGGAATTACCCAGCCAAGTGGGGTTTTCAAATGTCGTTTCAAGCTCTGTATGAAAATGCGGTGTTGGACTTCGATTCGAGTAACGGAAAAGGTCTCATGATCTGTGAAGGCGAAAACGAACCGCAACCTTTGGAAGTCGCCAAACCGGACTCTGGAGAATCGACCTCAGGCGAGGGCAATGTATCTGATCTCGGCGGTTATTATAACGAGCTCCTCTATTTCACCAATTGCCTAAAGGCTGGCATCGCGCCTACGATAGCTACGCTGGAAGATGCCCATGCTTCGCTTGCCCTTACGCTAAATGAAATTCAATCTGCCTGTGATAATAAATATGAAATGTAG
- a CDS encoding PIG-L family deacetylase codes for MLPFHNTETDIWLNKDFSIEQALQSTTHLAIGAHQDDLEFMAYEGISACFGNDGNWFTGVTITDGRGSSRVGPYSSYNNDEIREIRREEQRKAADIGQYAAQFQLDYRSSQIKGPERKAVTEDIANILLKMRPQTVYLHQPADKHDTHVAVMSASIEALRQTANHHIPKRIIGCEVWRGLDWLSDSEKVPMDYGANPELFEKLTLTFDSQITGGKRYDLAVQGRCRANATFFDSHSPDQAELITWGIDLTPLIHDTSLTISDFILEHLNQLTQDVKSRVQQFS; via the coding sequence ATGCTTCCATTCCACAATACAGAAACGGATATCTGGTTAAACAAAGATTTCTCGATTGAGCAGGCCCTCCAATCCACCACTCACCTTGCAATCGGAGCCCATCAGGACGATCTGGAGTTCATGGCTTACGAGGGTATATCGGCGTGTTTTGGAAATGACGGGAATTGGTTTACCGGTGTAACCATAACCGATGGACGGGGAAGCTCTCGCGTAGGCCCGTATTCAAGTTATAACAACGATGAGATTCGCGAAATCCGGCGAGAAGAACAACGCAAAGCAGCCGACATCGGTCAGTATGCGGCACAGTTTCAATTAGACTATCGGAGCAGTCAAATTAAAGGACCTGAACGCAAGGCGGTTACTGAAGATATCGCAAACATCCTGCTAAAAATGCGCCCGCAAACAGTCTACCTTCACCAGCCAGCCGATAAGCATGACACGCATGTCGCTGTGATGTCCGCTTCCATTGAAGCACTGCGACAAACTGCGAACCACCACATTCCAAAACGTATCATCGGTTGCGAGGTCTGGCGGGGCCTCGACTGGTTATCCGATTCGGAAAAAGTACCAATGGATTACGGTGCAAATCCGGAGCTCTTCGAAAAACTCACCCTTACCTTCGATTCTCAAATCACTGGCGGAAAACGCTACGATCTGGCGGTGCAAGGTCGGTGTCGCGCCAATGCGACCTTCTTCGATTCTCATAGTCCCGATCAGGCAGAACTCATTACTTGGGGAATCGACCTGACTCCACTCATCCACGACACTTCATTAACCATTTCTGATTTTATACTCGAACACCTAAACCAATTGACCCAGGACGTGAAGAGCCGGGTGCAACAATTTTCATGA